A stretch of the Engraulis encrasicolus isolate BLACKSEA-1 chromosome 19, IST_EnEncr_1.0, whole genome shotgun sequence genome encodes the following:
- the clec14a gene encoding C-type lectin domain family 14 member A, producing MCVLHAGSHSKMDTWIFLMAILQVASCLESFHYAIHGDAVSFEKAKENCQHVGYLTSLETDEEFRAVQEAVLQQNPADGTHTYWIGLWRMTGTCHEPYTQLKGFLWINGGDQGAQGIKWNNKPPETCTNDRCAYMSITYEGAAVKDWGLVSESCKKEHPFICKVKGEKTTPAPKRCTRPVIGETHDYTQQMDEPSKMSIVCLNKTHELTCALETLTWTRMDGSPVDFSTLCAPCLVGHQKSDTGECVDINECEKRPCRSDSTCVNTVGSYVCKDMSQPTNNQLTPVEEHAHHTPPPPAAHLPDEEGDEEEEREDQATTRAPEEAVVNPDEEVLVHATPPSPDYSKIYIPVVVAVLALLLLLVLILAVVACCRRRKRRRSKSLAGHKSNKESMALRDSMEKVNDK from the coding sequence ATGTGTGTACTGCATGCTGGATCCCATAGCAAAATGGACACTTGGATATTCTTGATGGCCATTCTGCAAGTGGCCTCTTGCTTGGAGAGTTTTCACTATGCCATTCATGGAGATGCGGTGAGCTTTGAGAAAGCCAAAGAGAACTGTCAGCATGTTGGGTATCTGACCAGCCTGGAAACAGACGAAGAATTCCGGGCAGTGCAAGAGGCAGTGTTACAGCAAAACCCAGCTGACGGGACACACACGTACTGGATTGGTCTCTGGAGGATGACTGGGACCTGTCACGAGCCTTACACACAGTTAAAAGGCTTTTTGTGGATAAATGGAGGTGACCAAGGGGCACAGGGGATCAAGTGGAACAACAAGCCTCCTGAAACGTGCACAAATGATCGATGTGCATACATGTCCATCACATACGAAGGGGCAGCAGTTAAAGATTGGGGACTGGTGAGTGAGAGTTGTAAGAAGGAGCACCCCTTCATCTGTAAAGTCAAGGGTGAAAAGACAACTCCAGCACCAAAACGTTGCACGAGACCCGTCATAGGAGAGACACATGATTACACGCAGCAGATGGACGAGCCTTCCAAAATGTCTATCGTCTGCCTCAATAAAACACACGAGCTAACATGCGCTCTGGAAACTCTGACATGGACCAGGATGGACGGGAGCCCAGTCGATTTTTCAACACTGTGTGCGCCATGTCTGGTGGGTCACCAAAAGTCAGACACCGGTGAATGTGTCGATATCAACGAATGTGAAAAACGGCCGTGTAGATCTGACAGCACCTGTGTCAACACAGTCGGATCGTATGTCTGCAAGGACATGTCACAACCAACCAACAACCAACTAACACCGGTGGAGGAGCACGCCCACCACACTCCCCCGCCACCTGCTGCTCACCTCCCTGACGAggagggagacgaggaggaggagagggaagaccaGGCCACCACACGGGCCCCGGAGGAGGCGGTGGTCAACCCTGACGAGGAGGTGCTGGTGCACGCCACCCCGCCGTCGCCGGACTACTCGAAAATCTACATCCCCGTGGTGGTGGCTGTGCtggccctgctgctgctcctggtgcTCATCCTGGCCGTGGTGGCCTGCTGCCGACGCAGGAAGAGGAGGCGCTCCAAGAGCCTGGCCGGACACAAGAGCAACAAGGAGTCTATGGCGCTCAGGGACTCCATGGAGAAGGTGAACGACAAATGa
- the sstr1a gene encoding somatostatin receptor type 1: MHPNSSSKLLDLDDSFFLMNSTGNETHSESHGSAILISFIYTVVCLVGLCGNAMVIYVIFRYAKMKTATNIYILNLAIADELLMLSVPFFVTSSLLHHWPFGSFLCRLVLSVDAINMFTSIYCLTVLSIDRYIAVVHPIKAARYRRPTIAKMVNLGVWMFSILVILPIIIFSTTAPNSDGSVACNMQMPEPQRQWMAVFIVYAFLMGFLFPVIAICLCYILIIVKLRVVALKAGWQQRKKSERKITLMVMMVVTVFIICWMPFHVFQLVNVFVEQDNATLSQLAVILGYANSCANPILYGFLSDNFKRSFQRILCLRWMDNATEEPIDYYATALKSRGYSVDEFQADNMESDSAYRNGTCTSRTTTL; encoded by the coding sequence ATGCATCCCAACAGCTCGTCCAAGCTTCTTGATTTAGACGACAGTTTTTTCCTGATGAATTCCACTGGCAATGAGACGCACAGCGAGTCTCACGGTAGCGCAATTCTCATTTCCTTCATCTACACAGTGGTGTGTCTAGTCGGACTATGCGGAAACGCCATGGTAATTTATGTGATTTTTAGgtatgcaaaaatgaaaacagcaaCGAACATATACATTTTGAACTTGGCCATTGCAGACGAGTTACTCATGTTGAGTGTGCCGTTTTTTGTTACATCCTCTTTACTTCACCACTGGCCCTTTGGATCTTTCTTGTGCCGCCTTGTCCTAAGTGTGGACGCTATAAATATGTTTACCAGCATTTATTGCCTGACTGTGCTGAGCATAGACCGATACATTGCCGTAGTGCATCCCATAAAAGCTGCGCGGTACCGGAGACCTACCATTGCCAAGATGGTTAACTTGGGAGTTTGGATGTTCTCCATTCTGGTTATCTTACCCATTATTATATTTTCCACCACAGCCCCGAACTCGGACGGATCAGTTGCTTGCAACATGCAAATGCCGGAGCCACAGAGGCAGTGGATGGCTGTGTTTATAGTGTATGCTTTTCTAATGGGCTTTCTGTTTCCAGTCATTGCCATATGTCTGTGCTACATCTTGATCATAGTAAAGCTACGAGTGGTTGCGCTTAAAGCTGGCTGGCAGCAGCGCAAAAAGTCTGAAAGAAAGATAACTCTCATGGTCATGATGGTAGTGACCGTGTTCATCATCTGCTGGATGCCTTTCCATGTTTTCCAACTCGTGAATGTTTTCGTGGAACAAGACAATGCCACCCTGAGCCAGCTGGCAGTGATTTTAGGTTACGCCAACAGCTGCGCCAATCCTATACTGTACGGATTCCTGTCGGACAATTTCAAACGGTCGTTTCAAAGGATACTGTGCCTGCGCTGGATGGATAACGCTACAGAGGAGCCTATCGATTACTATGCAACCGCTTTGAAAAGTCGCGGATACAGTGTAGATGAATTTCAAGCGGACAATATGGAATCAGATAGCGCCTATAGAAATGGCACCTGTACCTCGCGTACTACGACTTTGTGA